Below is a genomic region from Rana temporaria chromosome 3, aRanTem1.1, whole genome shotgun sequence.
tcacaaaggttagcggatctttagatccgtgtaacctatgtgttttaagatccgccctcgcaagtttgtgaggaaagtgtcaaattcacaacacacttacctccaaacttacgacggcggatcctaactcccccagcggaattcaaattccgcggctaggggagtgtcatatttaaatcaggcgcgctcccgcgccgatttaaatacgcatgcgtcgtccggggaatttcccgacgtgcattgctcccactgacgtcaataggacgtcagtggttgcgacgtgagcgggacttgcgacgcgcgtgttcgtgaatcggcgtacgcaaacgacgtaggaaatttcaaaatcgacgcgggaacgacggccatacttaacaatacttacccctgcttttagcaggggtaagtatacgacgggtaccgcgctacggaaacgacgtaagaacacagcgtcgggtccgcgtacgttcgtgaatttcgcgtatctcgctgatttacatattattcagtgtaaatcagcgggaacgcccccggcgccatttttaaatcaaaaaaaagatctgacagtgtaacacagtgtgacactgtcggatctcagccctatctatgcgtaactgattctatgaatcaggcgcatagataggaccagtaaaaatccgagatacgatggtgtatctgagatactccatcgtatctcttttgtgaatctggccccttgttttgagaatacaaaacaatgatacgccggcgggattttcgaattacgccggtgtatatgtaaatacaccggcgtaattcttttgagaatctggcccaaaataattTTTGATTATtgattcattattttatttaccaCAATTCAAAACTACTTTacattctttaatttttttccctctctcagAAAAGCCTTATATAATGGAGAACCCAGAGACCAAAGTCAGAAGAGTGGGTCAAAGTGTGACGTTCTGCTGTAATGCTGTAGGTGAACCAGCCATAGAACAGTACCTGTGGTGagtaatgttaaccccttccatacagggcattttcacccccttcctgcccagaccaatttttagttttcaaggctgttgcactttgaatgacaattgcgcagtcatgcaacactgtatccaaatgaaatctttatgttttttcccccccacaaatagagctttcttttggtggtatttgatcatctctgcgttttttttttttttttttgcgctataaacaaaagaagagcgacaatttaaaaaaaaaacacaattagctggattcacgtagatgagcctaGCGTTAGGCAGGCGctgcgtatctcacatacgctacgccgccgtaagttagagaggcaagtgctgtattcacaaagcacttgcgtcctaagttacagtggcgtagcgtaaatgtgccggcctaagcgcgcctaattcaaattgtgaagagctgggcatgttttatgctaatgaatcgtgacccgacgtgattgacgttttgaacggacggcgcatgcgccgtccgtggacatatcctagtgcgcatgctccaaattacgccgcaaagacttattggttttgacgtgaacgtaaattacgcccagccccattcacggacaacttacgcaaacaacgtaaaatttttaaaatttgacgcggttccgacggccatacttaaaggggtggttcaccctaaaaactacttgtttttattacactggccccccacattacaatacgattaaggctattatttttttttgatgctgtacatacctttgtacagcatattcacccgtggcttcggggttgcgagtcccgcgggagtgggcgttcccaacatgtctgtgattgacattttgaccaaaaccgaactccccccccgtcgcgtaagccgcgtcacgattggcgaaaggagcctaacggcgatgcgcatgcgcagtatagcgccgactcgccgtttggctcctttcgcctaccgtgacgcggcttacgcgacgggggggagctcgtttttggtcaaaatgtcaatcagacatgttaggaacgcccactcccgcgggactcgcaagccggaagccacgggtgaatatgctgtacaaaggtatgtacagcatcaaaaaaataataatagccttaatcgtattgtaatgtggggggccagtgtaataaaaaaaaagtagtttttagggtgaaccacccctttaacattggctgcgccatctttttggtggaataactttaggcctgaaaacgccttacgtaagcggcgtatctttactgcgacgggcaagcgtacgttcatgaataggcgtatctcgctgatttacgcattctaggcgtaaatccacgtacacgcccccagcggctggcctaaatagacagctaagatacaacggcgcccgcggtcgtatcttagctagatttaagtgtatctcaatttgagaatacacttaaatttacgacggcgcagattcagagttacgacggtgtatctactgatacgccggcgtaacgttctctgaatctggctaaatattttttactttttgatttaataaatatcaaaaaaatttaaaattcttattcttctacatatttttggtagcgtatattgattggtttgcgcaaaagttatagcgtctacaaaataggtgatagatttatggcatttttatttttaatttttttactagtaatggggttgatctgcgattttattggacacttttggggccattcacatttatacagcgattagtgctataaaactgcactgttactgtgtaaatgtgactggcagggaaggggttaacactagggggcgctgaaggggttaaatgtgttccctagggagtgattataactgtggggggagggcacTGACTGGGGAAGgttaccgatctgtgtccctatgcagggccgccatcaggggggggtacaggcagtagacctgtaaggggcccggtggtccccagggcccctgatggcatccccctttttttctttctttttcatttatgtattttttatttttttcgtcacagcacccaaagcccccccgccccaacctctaaggggccggtggtcctcagggccccggatggcatcccccttttttttcgtcagcacccaaagccccccgaccccTCAATTtgcagcagcagcaccccccccccccccccccagcttctcaatttgCGACGGCCCTCCTATTCTCAATTTGCGgcgcccccccacttctcaacttgtgacactccccccacttctcaatttgcagcggcagcacccccctggttctctgctccagggggcccatgcctgaagctgtgtaaggggccccaaaattcctaatGGCGGCGccctgtccctatgtacaagggacacaccatcggtctcctctccctgacaggacgtggatctctgtgtttacacaccgagatccacggtcctgctcagttactgggcaatcgcgggtgcccggcggccatcgcggccgtcGGGCACAGCCCCCTAGTGGCCCGGGCAtagccccctagtggctcgggaaggcaaagacgtcatatgacgtcctcccagaaggaGAGGCTTATCgtgccgccgtcatttgacggcaggCGGTAGTCTAATGGTTAATGTTATTCTGTTAGCAGGTTCCTAATCAGCACACCCGCGGAAGCGTAGAAGAGTTGCAGCTGGGAATGTATGTTACTAAAGACATTTTATATTAATATCAGAACTCTTATCATTCTTATTTTACAGGTACCATAATGGCACTTTGCTGGATCAAAGCATTTATAAATCCAATAACCAACTTGTTCTGAGGAAGCTGAAAACGAGCCAGGCTGGGGAGTACTACTGCAAGGCCAAGAATGATGCTGGATTCGTGAAATCCAGTCCTGCCAAGCTCAAGCTCATTGGTGAGATGAAACAAAGGGTGGAGCTTACTTCATGTGATAAAGAAGATGTCTCACCAACATGTTTAAACGTATTTAACTCCTATGGGGACCAAGAGCGTGTTGTACTTGGTCCCATATGTACTTGGTTGTTTGggggacgaaaaaaaaaaactttggtgagagttctccttaaccacttaaggactggaccaatatgctgctacatgacccaaggggtttttacaattcggcactgcgtcgctttaacagacaattgcgcgctcgtgcgacgtggctcccaaacaaaattggcgtccttttttccccacaaatagagctttcttttggtggtatttgatcacctctgcggtttttattttttgcgctataaacaaaaatagagcgacaattttgaaaaaaattcaatattttttactatttgctataataaatatcccccaaaaacatatataaaaaaatgttttcctccagtttaggccgatacgtattattctacatatttttggtaaaaaaaatcgcaataagcgtttatcgattggtttgcgcaaaatttatagcgtttacaaaataggggatagttttattgcatttttattcattattttttttttactactaatggcggcgatcagcgatttttttcgtgactgcgacattatggcggacacttcggacaattttgacacatttttgggaccattgtcattttcacaacaaaaaatgcatttaaattgcattgtttattgtgaaaatgacagttgcagtttgggagttaaccacagggggcgctgtaggatttagtgttcacctagtgtgtgtttgcaactgtaggggggtgtggctgtaggattgacgtcatcgatcgagtctccctataaaaaggatcactcgatcgatgcagccgccacagtgaagcacggggaagccgtgtttacatacggctctccccgttcttcagctccggggagcgatcgcgacggagcggctataaacgaatagccgcgccgtcgtcccggatcgctccccgcgggaatccgacctctgcatgtagcggggggggggggtcccgacccacgtctaggcagggacgtacaggtacgccaatgtgcctgtacgtgccattctgccgacgtatatctacatgcggcagtcgggaagtggttaaatagcgtgTGTAATGGTTTGGGCTATTTTTATGTAATGCCTTTGAAACTATTTTATATGTGTTATTTAGTATTTATTTATAGTATCCAAGTATAAAGTATCCAAGTATCCAAGTATAAAGTCGGAATGCATTGTGACACATGATTTATGATTTACAGAGCATTGTGGGTTTTCAAAAGCAAGAGCATAGCAGAAGCTCTGTCATTTTTAAATTTAGGCATCATAAAGGGCAGTCTGGAAGGTGAGGATTCGGAAAAAGGGAAAGGGATGAATTTCTGCTCTGAAAACATCAGGCTTAGGATAGACAGGTAAACATGTGAAAAAGAGCCTAGAGCTCCATCTGCTGGCTCCGAAAATTTGGGAtattctttcactttcaatgataaaagTCACCAGGACAATAGAGAGGGTACATCTtgctaacaggggcacagacagcaataaaaacctgacagtggttctaatccttctcccCTCTATCCAGAACtaaaacaaaagttttgccttcaATTATACTTTAATGTAATACAGCTCTACAGTAGttaggggaggaatagtgccctatcattggcatctgtgggaggaatggtgccccatcattggtgttagtgggaggaataatgcccagtCGTTGGTGTCTGTTGAAGGataagtgtcccatcattggtgtcagtggtagtaatggtgccccatcattggtgtcagtggtagtaatggtgccccatcattggtgttagtgggaggaataatgcccagtCCTTGGTGTCTGTCGAAGGataagtgtcccatcattggtgtcagtggtaggaatggtgccccatcattggtgttagcggATGGAATGGAAAAGTGCCTCAAGGGCTGgtcaaaggcaagcaaagggccacatccagccgcagtttggagaccgttgatctagatcaggggtgtcaaactccatttccttgcgggccacatcagcattatggtttccctcaaagggctggttgtattaGCACCCCACCCACCTTACATCATatgtcaggcccccccccccccaccatcagaagtcaagcaTCCCCCTACTATCCCTTACATATGTGCACCTCCTTGCCTTGTGCTACTGCCAGGAGGGCTTCACAGAGAAGTGTAGGATCTGGTGGAGGAGTCCTGTCCTCTatgctgctgactgctgagaccaGGTGGGAGCGTAGATAAGGGGGGTGTGAGGGCCctcatagctatgaataagcattgAAAtttaatgtgaaacgcgtcaactgtttatttcccactgtatgctgtttttttgtagtgcatttcttTTTATCCAATAAAGGCCACGTCTTTTTTAGACTTATTggagtgtgcggctgtccatatacgttATCTTTCTTTGCAGGGGTGTgaaggccacatgaaatggcctggagggccagattcggcccgcgggccttgtgtttgacacctgtaatCTAGATGATAGTGTATTAATACAACAACTATTGTTTAGTGTTGTATTAATAGTTTTatatagtattatatatataattataggcccagattcacgaagcagatacgacggtgtatctcagatacaccatcgtatctcggattttttctagtcctatctatgcacctgattcatagaatcagatacgcatagatagggctgagatccgacagtgtcacactgtgttacactgtcggatcttttttttgaattaaaaatggcgccgggggcgttcccgctgatttacactgaataatatgtaaatcagcgagatacgcgaaattcacgaacgtacgcggacccgacgctgtgttcttacgtcgtttccgtagcgcggtacccgtcgtatacttacccatgctaaaagcaggggtaagtattgttaagtatggccgtcgttcccgcgtcgatttgtatttttttacgtagtttccgtaagtcgttctcgaatacggaactacgtagtttgcgtacgcatcgaaaccactgacgtcctattgacgtcagtgggagcaatgcacgccgggaaattccccggacgacgcatgcgtatttaaatcggcgcgggagcgcgcctgatttaaatatgacactcccctagccgcggaatttgaattccgctgggggatttaggatccgccgtcgcaagtttggaggtaagtggtttgtgaattagccacttgcctcctaaacttgcgggagcggatcttaattcacgtagaacgagcggatctatagatccgctgagctacgtgaatctggccctctgtgtttataatttttttcaataattattttcaatgtttatttttttcagctaaTGAAGAACATGCCTGCAATTCCAAACCAGAGAAACATCTCATTAGGCTTCCTCATGACTGTTTTCAAAACGGCACCAATTCTTTTTACTACAATGTGGGAAAGTgcccctccacttcctgtcctggagatctGGAGAATGGACTGCGGTGTAAAGATGCAGTACCTTACTGTTGTGGAACCACTAAGACACAAGAGAAAGAGATCTCATGTCAAGGCTATGTTCTTCCAGTGAAAGTGGCTGTTGAGTGTGGTTGTCTCAAGTGCGCAGAGACCAAAATAATTGTCCGTGGAAGAGCAATTGCTTCTGATACAGGGGAGCCCATGAGATTTGGGCACATATACATGGGAAATGCCAGAGTCAGCATGACAGGATATAAAGGCACATTCTCCATCCAAGTTCCTGCAGACACAGAAAGGTTGGTTCTGACATTTGTTGACCGGCTACAGAAATTTGTTAACACCACAAAAGTTCTTCCATTCAATAAAAAGGGGGGCACCGTCTTTCATGAGATTCATCTTCTAAGGCGAAAAGAACCGGTGATATTAGACTCAATGAATACAAATCAGATAGCACTCGGAGAAGTAGAAAACAGTGACCCGATAGCCGAACTGGAAATTCCACCAAACTCTTTCTATCGACAGAATGGAGAGCCCTACAATGGAAAGGTCAAAGCCAGCGTCACATTTTTGGATCCACGAAATGTATCAACTGCTCCTGCTGCACAGAGTGACTTAAACTTTGTCAATGCGGAAGGAGATACCATGCCACTAAGATCTTATGGAATGTTCTCTGTTGACTTTACTGATGAGAAAGGTATAGAATCTTTGAATGCAGGAGCAGTTAAAGTCTTCCTTGACTCCACACAAGTCAAAATGTCGGAACACCTTGAGAAAATGAAGTTATGGTCCCTAAACCCAGAAACTGGGCTCTGGGAGGAAGAAGGAGACTTTGTGCAAGGTGCAGTTCGACGTGGTAAAAGAGAGGAGAGAACTTTCCTTGTTGGCAACATGGAAATAAGAGAGAGAAGACTTTTTAACCTTGATGTTCCTGAAAGTCGAAGATGTTATGTTAAAATCCGTGCCTACCGAAGCGAAAGGTTTCTACCAAGTGAACAAATAGAAGGTGTAGTGGTGAACTTAATAAATATGGAACCTACACCAGGATTCTCTTCCAATCCCCGTGCTTGGGGTCGTTTTGACAGTGCCATAACTGGCTCGAATGGAGCCTGTTTGCCTGCGTTTTGTGATGACCAAAGCCCAGATGCCTACTCGGCATTTGTAACAGCCACACTGGGAGGAGAAGAACTGGAGCCAGTAGAGTCTTCTCCCAAATTCAACCCAAATATTATTGGTGTTCCACAGCCCTATCTGAATAAACTGAATTACAGAAGAACCGATCATGACGATCCCAAGGTCAAGAAGACAGCTTTTAGCATCAATGTAGCTAAACCAAGTCCCAATGCTGCCGAAGAGAGTAACGGTCCTGTTTATGCTTACGACAAACTTCTAGAGTGTGAAGAGGCACCCTACAATGCTGCACATTTTCGATTCTACAGAGTGGAAGGTGACCGGTATGACTTCAATTCTGTATCTTTTAACGAAGATGACCCAATGAGCTGGACTGCAGACTATTTAGCTTGGTGGCCAAAGCCAATGGAGTATAGAGCTTGCTACATGAAAGTTAAGATTATTGGTCCTCAGGAGATTATTGTGAGGTCTAGAAACACGGGTGGCACACACCCCCAGACAGTTGGTCAGCTGTATGGCATTAGAGATGTGCGTAGTACCAGAGATATGGAGGAATCCAATCTGTCTTCAGCATGCATTGAATTCAAATGTAGTGGCATGTTGTACGATCAAGATCGAGTTGACCGTACACTGGTGAAGATTGTTCCACAAGGAAGTTGTCAAAGAGAAGCCATTAACACCATGCTGCATGAATATCTTATCAACCACGTACCCATGGCTGTCAACAACGACACCAATGAGTATACAATGTTAGCTCCTCTTGACCCTCTTGGGCACAATTATGGTATCTACACGGTCACTGATCAGGATCCAAGAACTGCTAAAGAGATTGCCCTTGGCAGATGCTTTGATGGCACTTCTGATGGGACTTCAAGGGTCATGAAGAGCAATGTAGGAGTAGCTCTTACTTTTAACTGCTTGGACAGAGATGTTGGGCAGCAGAGTGTGTTCCGTGCTGGGAATGGACTGGCCGCTGCAAGCGCCGCCAGACAGGGTGGCAGAAATGGAAGACaacaaagagaaagcagtggacctAGGTTAACAAATAGACTAAGGGCTCTCTTAGCTACCAGACAGCGCAGCAATACCCAGTAGAGAGTGAACGAACGCCAAGTCAGTTTTTATAGCATACCATTTGCCTTCATTGACATGCTAAAAAGTGTTCTGTTAATGGCCATGGCTAACACAAGTGATGAGTCCATTTTAAAAGTCATTGGCCGAGATGGTTTTGGAAAAAGTTACAAATGAATAAACTGAATATATACACTTATCAATACCTGTACTCAAGGCTTTCTCCATTGGTCACCCAAGAACCACAGGAATCAACATAACTcatgtaaaaaggaaataaaataatgacCTGTCACCGATCTACTAACTTCCAACCTTTCCGCAGTCGGGGGAGAACTTCAGAAAATACTTTTCTTTCTTTGATTGAGATCACTAATGGCACACAGACTCTTTACCTCTAGTATTTCATCTGAGAAGACCTAAATTATAGTATGTCTGTCCGACTTAATGACTTCCTTCCTACTGTCATCCTGTAGTTTGTACTTTTCAGCAATGCAATCCCCTCCTCCTCCAGAGAATTGgctgataaatgtaaaaaaataccctTCCTTGTACATGGGCCCAATGATGATCTTTACATGATCTATTACAGTCTATGAGAATGCTGCAGACACAAGTAGTCTATAAATTCCAGTTTACAAGAGAGAACGGCTATTGTGTCCTTATGAAGCCTAGCTTTGGAAGCACTCTGCTATAAAGCTATTATGCTGCATTAAAGCAAAATTACAGTTCCAATAGATAcactttattgtcaaaagtattgggacgcctgcctttacacatgcatgaactttgggccagatccacagccaggcggcgcaacttaacttttcccatttaagttacaccgccgcaaatttcccaagttagtgcccgatccacaaagcacttacctggaaatttgcagcggtgtaacttaaatccgtccggcgcaaggcgtacccaataatggggcgagtcccatttagatttggcgcgctcccgcgccggacgtactgcgcatgctccgtggggtaaattacccgacgtgcattgcgctaactgacgtcgcaccgacgttatttgcttagacgttaacgtaaatggcgtccagcgccattcacggacgtcttacgcaaacgacgttgaggtttaaatttcgacgcgggaacgacggccatacttaccatggcttagtcaaataggactcagccctagttttacgcgacgtaactcgacggaaactacgtagatttagatcgacgggccgttcgggacgttcggggatcgccgtaagtcttcatttgcatattctacgccggccgcaatggcctcgccacctagcggccggcctagaattgcatccttaagatccgacagtgtaattcaattacacctgtcggatcttaggg
It encodes:
- the LOC120931125 gene encoding cartilage intermediate layer protein 1 isoform X2 yields the protein MRSGLLACLLFLEVAYVSGQGSRNSDGVLNHSARRIRVGKKGLSPLVKKKDVLTTSLPKEPWSEWSAWSECSAKCGSTGMQIRRRTCLAEDHWQEHCNGPTEEGRRCTGQPCTECNMSCPVGKASADCSVCECKNQVLYGTVTLPDGAPAVGANVYIISKKPKLKAISDSLGKFRAVGLCPDSTLQLKMEKYSVVNLKIPKSNSTSDSIAVTLKRKEKPYIMENPETKVRRVGQSVTFCCNAVGEPAIEQYLWYHNGTLLDQSIYKSNNQLVLRKLKTSQAGEYYCKAKNDAGFVKSSPAKLKLIANEEHACNSKPEKHLIRLPHDCFQNGTNSFYYNVGKCPSTSCPGDLENGLRCKDAVPYCCGTTKTQEKEISCQGYVLPVKVAVECGCLKCAETKIIVRGRAIASDTGEPMRFGHIYMGNARVSMTGYKGTFSIQVPADTERLVLTFVDRLQKFVNTTKVLPFNKKGGTVFHEIHLLRRKEPVILDSMNTNQIALGEVENSDPIAELEIPPNSFYRQNGEPYNGKVKASVTFLDPRNVSTAPAAQSDLNFVNAEGDTMPLRSYGMFSVDFTDEKGIESLNAGAVKVFLDSTQVKMSEHLEKMKLWSLNPETGLWEEEGDFVQGAVRRGKREERTFLVGNMEIRERRLFNLDVPESRRCYVKIRAYRSERFLPSEQIEGVVVNLINMEPTPGFSSNPRAWGRFDSAITGSNGACLPAFCDDQSPDAYSAFVTATLGGEELEPVESSPKFNPNIIGVPQPYLNKLNYRRTDHDDPKVKKTAFSINVAKPSPNAAEESNGPVYAYDKLLECEEAPYNAAHFRFYRVEGDRYDFNSVSFNEDDPMSWTADYLAWWPKPMEYRACYMKVKIIGPQEIIVRSRNTGGTHPQTVGQLYGIRDVRSTRDMEESNLSSACIEFKCSGMLYDQDRVDRTLVKIVPQGSCQREAINTMLHEYLINHVPMAVNNDTNEYTMLAPLDPLGHNYGIYTVTDQDPRTAKEIALGRCFDGTSDGTSRVMKSNVGVALTFNCLDRDVGQQSVFRAGNGLAAASAARQGGRNGRQQRESSGPRLTNRLRALLATRQRSNTQ
- the LOC120931125 gene encoding cartilage intermediate layer protein 1 isoform X1, with translation MRSGLLACLLFLEVAYVSGQGSRNSDGVLNHSARRIRVGKKGLSPLVKKKDEFQEWTTWFNIDHPGGNGDYERLDAIRFYYPSRVCQKPLRMEARTTEWVPAGKTGEVVHYSLARGFWCINKEQPEGKNCSNYSVRFLCPVVLTTSLPKEPWSEWSAWSECSAKCGSTGMQIRRRTCLAEDHWQEHCNGPTEEGRRCTGQPCTECNMSCPVGKASADCSVCECKNQVLYGTVTLPDGAPAVGANVYIISKKPKLKAISDSLGKFRAVGLCPDSTLQLKMEKYSVVNLKIPKSNSTSDSIAVTLKRKEKPYIMENPETKVRRVGQSVTFCCNAVGEPAIEQYLWYHNGTLLDQSIYKSNNQLVLRKLKTSQAGEYYCKAKNDAGFVKSSPAKLKLIANEEHACNSKPEKHLIRLPHDCFQNGTNSFYYNVGKCPSTSCPGDLENGLRCKDAVPYCCGTTKTQEKEISCQGYVLPVKVAVECGCLKCAETKIIVRGRAIASDTGEPMRFGHIYMGNARVSMTGYKGTFSIQVPADTERLVLTFVDRLQKFVNTTKVLPFNKKGGTVFHEIHLLRRKEPVILDSMNTNQIALGEVENSDPIAELEIPPNSFYRQNGEPYNGKVKASVTFLDPRNVSTAPAAQSDLNFVNAEGDTMPLRSYGMFSVDFTDEKGIESLNAGAVKVFLDSTQVKMSEHLEKMKLWSLNPETGLWEEEGDFVQGAVRRGKREERTFLVGNMEIRERRLFNLDVPESRRCYVKIRAYRSERFLPSEQIEGVVVNLINMEPTPGFSSNPRAWGRFDSAITGSNGACLPAFCDDQSPDAYSAFVTATLGGEELEPVESSPKFNPNIIGVPQPYLNKLNYRRTDHDDPKVKKTAFSINVAKPSPNAAEESNGPVYAYDKLLECEEAPYNAAHFRFYRVEGDRYDFNSVSFNEDDPMSWTADYLAWWPKPMEYRACYMKVKIIGPQEIIVRSRNTGGTHPQTVGQLYGIRDVRSTRDMEESNLSSACIEFKCSGMLYDQDRVDRTLVKIVPQGSCQREAINTMLHEYLINHVPMAVNNDTNEYTMLAPLDPLGHNYGIYTVTDQDPRTAKEIALGRCFDGTSDGTSRVMKSNVGVALTFNCLDRDVGQQSVFRAGNGLAAASAARQGGRNGRQQRESSGPRLTNRLRALLATRQRSNTQ